Proteins from a genomic interval of Sphingobacterium lactis:
- a CDS encoding site-specific integrase has product MGIVNNEPGTMFKFSTKLHVHKHRVKKNGYVAINIQVNISTPGNLDRDYFPLSLDWPLELIDFDQSILNPRFKGDSDANDFNMIIMSERSRINEIAKIYRLSGRYLNTDILKRELFYFDTSKSVIGYFIKRRRELMRLKVISEQTWKNYGSTIKALEEFNQNLRWDQVSVKFMFEFRSWLKKRRKANGNLISHNTVWTRIKDIKALFGNAKDEIQVFVPQDVIDFPNPYVESESTYLNKEEIVRLIQQMDADVLNPTQFNVLKAFLFCCFSGIRISDLYNSKYSWMFSDNFMKFTMQKNSERKPKTITIPLIPIAKVFIYGTNGNLFELPTMQEYNRSLKDLAGFAKIDKVITSHVARHTFGYLIMKYVGDIYLLKKLLGHSKIATTEKYAHVDDEDNYEKTLQIQGDFEGLWKMKNV; this is encoded by the coding sequence ATGGGAATCGTTAATAATGAACCCGGAACTATGTTCAAGTTTTCCACCAAACTTCATGTGCACAAGCATCGTGTGAAAAAAAACGGCTATGTTGCCATTAATATTCAGGTAAATATTTCCACTCCAGGAAATTTAGATCGTGATTATTTCCCATTGAGCCTTGATTGGCCACTGGAACTAATTGATTTTGACCAAAGCATCCTGAATCCAAGATTTAAAGGAGATTCCGATGCGAATGATTTCAATATGATCATTATGTCGGAACGGTCTCGCATCAATGAGATAGCCAAAATTTATAGATTGTCCGGAAGGTACTTAAATACGGATATCCTAAAGCGTGAGCTATTCTATTTCGACACTTCCAAATCGGTCATCGGATATTTCATCAAACGTAGGCGTGAGCTAATGAGATTAAAGGTCATATCGGAACAGACTTGGAAAAATTATGGATCTACAATAAAGGCCCTGGAGGAATTTAACCAGAACCTAAGATGGGATCAGGTCAGCGTTAAGTTTATGTTTGAATTCCGGTCTTGGTTAAAGAAGAGGAGGAAGGCAAATGGCAATCTAATCAGCCATAATACTGTTTGGACCAGGATAAAGGATATAAAAGCCTTGTTCGGCAATGCGAAGGATGAAATTCAGGTTTTTGTACCTCAGGATGTTATTGATTTTCCCAACCCATACGTCGAGAGTGAATCTACCTATTTAAATAAGGAGGAGATAGTGCGTTTGATCCAGCAAATGGATGCTGATGTATTGAACCCTACACAATTTAATGTGTTGAAGGCCTTTTTATTTTGCTGCTTTTCGGGTATCCGGATATCAGATTTGTACAATTCAAAATATTCCTGGATGTTTTCCGATAATTTCATGAAGTTCACCATGCAGAAGAATTCTGAGCGAAAACCAAAAACCATAACTATCCCTTTGATTCCAATAGCTAAGGTATTTATTTATGGTACAAATGGAAATTTATTTGAGCTACCTACTATGCAGGAATATAATCGGAGCCTTAAGGATCTAGCTGGATTTGCAAAGATTGATAAGGTTATTACCTCACATGTGGCCAGGCATACTTTTGGTTATTTGATCATGAAATACGTCGGCGACATCTATCTGTTGAAAAAGCTCCTCGGACATTCAAAGATAGCTACGACGGAAAAATATGCCCATGTAGATGATGAGGATAATTATGAAAAAACCCTTCAAATTCAGGGAGATTTTGAAGGGTTGTGGAAAATGAAAAATGTTTAA
- a CDS encoding alpha/beta hydrolase family protein: MESKVNQLAPIDDFETAFLLGQYAYENGFRGVTFKELYQWIKSKIDLTGLSNTAGLPETFPLPGSTLSEFNINEWTILGPGTYNKVVEGTITIADDEFAFAQFDGLDYSRVLRIKLPDSSSKISEFTTGNYSKDTVKTVGTTIYRAKVDTSQAPSANATDWEVLGSTQVIEVGNQLAPTSDATYKYVDPIYSALVEPKPYQRTRITLNSTPAVAGFATGVMFTIAIGEQKRFKVVRPSVQGNRFRIGYFTDDPIALGSQFHDLLNDTGNTVLEHEVEVPETAKHLGVYLSNESSQDINALDLDILALGKYMSKETFIVKNIEPTSNNLFNKADILLNHDVVSGVLQTRNGFNMSHPIPVVQGESYTVVGKTMSVVGRNLYFFKNANDTTVDSSILGGSGVSQTFISPITGFVRTLVKDSSFTWLETLQINPGSVALPYQPWSEPIERDVFNPEFMPETESKSIVKNVIVDMARGSVDSTGLLPAVQQDKAWKDAEFHKNFRTPRYLNLKGKFSINKNELTAYNVYLHQYDDRFAFISRTLLTGNEFKCDSRTEYVKLHVNRTDSGVITSLPSLKINGKFSGDVYTMNNNETGNNVMSFMVNVTTNANGRDMLDQGQANGPAQYDANSYYTHGIIRLPKNYDPKGTPVRLIYFAHSSAGTQLLDFYAPYKPYVQYLLDEGYAVFDMFSWSSKYPGVTQYTGCPDNSACSQSVYNYIIQNFNVRADGVHLFGKSQGGVQVGNIQYTTSIPVKSKVFLAATPTPFGNNFGYTNVEKEASMRSFGVEGDVSPLFIVDGDTTVTPYYSAGSRSFLLQHAEKFVGYVSCWCGVLMDTPEEQFPDSYKPIQLLPLNYTKIDHVPSKAFCAPDDSWIYQHLKAVQKWTRKGGGIFEFRDMPTGSGDPHHTTDTAGPFVNVQTKLGGVLNNIPVAWVEMLQFFKRFD; encoded by the coding sequence ATGGAATCAAAAGTGAATCAATTGGCACCAATCGATGATTTTGAAACAGCATTCTTGCTAGGGCAATATGCATATGAAAATGGTTTTCGAGGCGTGACATTTAAAGAACTATACCAGTGGATTAAAAGTAAAATAGATTTAACGGGTTTATCAAATACAGCCGGATTACCTGAAACCTTTCCTCTCCCTGGATCTACTCTATCAGAATTTAATATTAATGAATGGACAATTCTTGGTCCGGGAACCTATAATAAAGTTGTGGAGGGAACTATTACTATCGCCGATGATGAATTCGCTTTCGCTCAATTTGATGGATTAGATTATAGCCGTGTATTAAGAATAAAGCTTCCTGACAGTTCTTCAAAAATATCAGAATTCACTACCGGCAATTATTCTAAGGATACTGTCAAAACTGTGGGTACTACCATTTACCGAGCAAAAGTGGATACTTCGCAGGCACCATCGGCAAATGCTACTGACTGGGAGGTTCTTGGGTCAACACAGGTCATCGAGGTCGGGAATCAGTTAGCTCCTACGAGTGATGCAACATATAAATATGTAGACCCTATTTATAGTGCTTTGGTTGAGCCTAAGCCTTATCAGAGAACAAGGATTACGTTAAATTCTACACCTGCAGTAGCAGGATTTGCCACCGGTGTAATGTTCACGATTGCAATTGGAGAGCAGAAGAGATTTAAGGTTGTACGCCCAAGTGTTCAGGGCAATAGGTTCAGGATTGGTTATTTTACCGATGATCCTATCGCATTGGGAAGCCAATTCCATGACCTGCTTAATGACACCGGAAATACCGTCCTTGAACATGAGGTTGAAGTTCCTGAAACAGCTAAGCATTTAGGCGTGTATTTGAGCAATGAGAGTTCGCAGGATATTAATGCACTTGACCTTGATATTCTGGCATTGGGTAAATACATGTCAAAGGAAACGTTTATTGTAAAGAATATTGAGCCAACGAGCAATAACCTATTCAATAAAGCTGACATCCTCTTAAACCACGATGTTGTCAGCGGAGTATTGCAGACAAGGAATGGATTTAATATGTCGCATCCCATCCCGGTGGTGCAGGGGGAATCATATACCGTTGTAGGGAAGACAATGAGCGTAGTCGGTAGGAATCTGTATTTCTTTAAGAATGCAAATGACACTACGGTGGATTCATCTATTTTAGGTGGCTCAGGCGTCAGTCAAACGTTCATTTCACCAATAACAGGGTTTGTAAGGACGTTGGTTAAGGATAGCTCATTCACATGGCTCGAAACGCTACAGATTAATCCGGGAAGCGTTGCATTGCCATATCAACCTTGGTCGGAACCTATCGAACGAGATGTGTTCAATCCTGAATTTATGCCCGAAACGGAGTCAAAGTCTATTGTCAAGAACGTTATCGTTGATATGGCAAGGGGTTCGGTTGATTCCACCGGACTATTACCTGCTGTTCAGCAAGATAAAGCATGGAAGGATGCTGAATTCCACAAGAATTTCAGGACACCAAGATACCTGAATCTAAAGGGTAAATTTTCCATCAATAAAAACGAACTGACTGCATATAACGTCTACCTGCATCAATACGACGATAGATTTGCGTTTATTTCCAGAACATTACTGACCGGAAACGAGTTTAAGTGCGATTCCAGAACTGAATACGTTAAGCTACATGTAAACAGAACGGATTCAGGCGTTATTACCAGCTTGCCATCGTTGAAGATAAACGGAAAATTCTCAGGCGATGTTTATACAATGAACAACAATGAGACCGGGAATAACGTAATGTCATTCATGGTCAATGTCACGACCAACGCCAATGGCAGGGATATGTTGGATCAGGGTCAGGCAAATGGGCCCGCACAGTATGACGCAAATTCATATTACACGCACGGTATTATCAGGCTACCAAAGAACTACGACCCAAAGGGGACTCCAGTAAGATTGATATATTTTGCGCATTCTTCAGCAGGTACGCAGTTGTTGGATTTCTATGCTCCTTATAAGCCTTACGTTCAGTATCTATTGGATGAGGGTTATGCAGTATTTGATATGTTCTCGTGGTCGAGTAAATACCCAGGGGTTACACAATACACAGGATGTCCGGATAATTCAGCTTGTTCGCAGAGCGTATATAATTATATAATTCAAAATTTCAATGTTCGTGCCGATGGAGTGCATCTGTTCGGAAAATCGCAGGGCGGCGTTCAGGTTGGTAACATACAGTACACAACTTCCATTCCGGTAAAATCAAAAGTATTCCTTGCGGCGACTCCAACACCATTCGGCAATAATTTTGGGTATACAAATGTTGAAAAGGAAGCTTCCATGAGGAGCTTCGGAGTTGAGGGCGATGTTTCACCATTATTCATTGTTGATGGAGATACGACCGTAACACCTTACTATAGCGCTGGGAGTAGATCATTTCTTTTGCAGCACGCCGAAAAGTTTGTCGGATATGTTTCGTGCTGGTGCGGGGTATTAATGGACACACCGGAAGAACAATTCCCCGACAGCTATAAGCCTATTCAATTATTGCCATTGAATTATACTAAAATCGACCATGTGCCAAGTAAGGCATTTTGCGCTCCAGATGATAGTTGGATTTACCAGCATTTAAAAGCCGTTCAAAAATGGACTAGGAAAGGCGGAGGCATCTTTGAGTTTAGGGATATGCCAACTGGTAGCGGAGACCCTCACCACACAACTGATACGGCTGGCCCATTCGTGAACGTTCAGACAAAGTTGGGGGGCGTTCTGAATAACATTCCGGTTGCTTGGGTAGAAATGTTGCAGTTTTTTAAACGATTTGATTAA
- a CDS encoding DUF6808 domain-containing protein, whose product MKKTTFTLILLLVLTSVACVILYRNYNAKNKENRTLQEQYDNALKANGAVPLSPIDTIFYADSSKVTYIYNTVRTTGPVDGYVSKGLADTLAIALKVATKEIDRLSSALVTAAGKGKGERIIDTVLKTEWLVLQKDPVFDVKVNLKNDSIYPTAKIRLTQAHAPYRKNIFSRYQYRSAIMASDPRVVISDVYDVNKIPKSPRWGLGVTAGPVITPQGITWGASLGISYDLIQF is encoded by the coding sequence ATGAAGAAGACCACATTTACATTGATTTTATTGCTGGTTTTGACCAGTGTTGCCTGTGTTATACTATACCGAAATTATAATGCTAAAAACAAGGAAAATCGGACGCTACAGGAACAATATGATAATGCCCTGAAGGCGAATGGTGCTGTTCCACTATCACCTATTGACACTATTTTTTATGCTGATAGCTCCAAAGTGACTTATATCTACAATACCGTGAGAACGACGGGGCCAGTAGATGGATATGTCAGTAAGGGATTAGCCGATACACTTGCCATTGCACTCAAGGTGGCGACCAAGGAAATCGATCGTTTATCATCTGCATTGGTCACAGCAGCGGGAAAGGGAAAAGGCGAACGAATTATTGACACCGTTTTGAAAACGGAATGGTTGGTTCTCCAGAAGGATCCTGTATTTGATGTTAAAGTAAATCTGAAGAACGACTCCATCTACCCTACTGCTAAAATACGCCTTACACAGGCTCATGCCCCCTATAGGAAGAACATATTCTCCAGGTACCAATATCGATCGGCCATCATGGCCAGTGATCCAAGGGTTGTTATTTCGGATGTATATGATGTGAATAAGATTCCCAAATCACCCAGGTGGGGATTAGGCGTTACGGCCGGGCCGGTCATCACCCCTCAGGGCATTACCTGGGGAGCTTCGCTTGGAATATCCTACGATCTAATTCAATTTTAA
- a CDS encoding phage tail tape measure protein — MAKKLKSETLALDVIVNANQAQKEINDLARDITDATFRIKELKEEQALLAKEGKKDSEAYRELSGEIRTNRDRVKELTAQQDRLIKNLSLEQKTTSQLTRELTDLRRLRANSIPGSEQYKQYSKQIEIVTSRLSELREGAERTGQSVDSLSNRFKGWVASAAATAASLAAVTMGVRKAITEYASFDDLLADVMKTTNLSKESARELNEELKEIETRTSQEDLLGLSRIAGKLGYNEISEITEFVRANNQIIVSLNEDLGGNVEETVNKIGKLVDIFKLKDIYSTEDAFLKVGSALNELGMASTANEGYMVEFARRMAGVAPLAKVSIDQILGLGAALDQLGQTEEVSSTALSKLFVKMASNAETYSKYAGMQVKDFQQLLEKDFMGAFTKVLSGVKDNSNGINELASTLGDLGEDGGRVIGVLGSLANNVDVLKGSMQLANQAMEDGSSITQEYEIKNQSAGAKLAMAQKQVKNLWIELGEKLWPVMTQGFGIFGTFIKLLSSTITFISDNFRVISSLTVAIIAYYTAVQIAAKWEAITTGLMAVKRVAALSLNLIMAVLTGNITRAAAAQQLLNIRMLANPYGLVAAAILGLTAYLIQYSSKLSDAERAQKAVTDATLEGKKAVAGEKASIEQSISVAMDRAQADGVRLAAVKRLRDIMPNVLKDYTDEQIMAGKAKQAIDEYTKSLVKQATIRASRGKLEKLAQAKLEEEDRKERGFSGATIKERMEAMSPETFLSNDWRKAYEKHVDNNIKTIETEELKLASFIGNMEASMLNAVKGEKPDPTKDPVTVSTASGGDSKKAESSRKKAFQKELQEAEQYYQESLKKEGLFRKDKRLMTTEELEKMAAIESDYQQKVDQIHSKYNQTLKDTTKSAEKELNSRLLAESKAIDAILLKKQSEAEAEVAAYQERLAKAGLFGVQREEMTARQLRALEILEAEHKANLAKIDASAIAKEIDTRIAANKDIVTDLRIKHMEELTAIRTLGQAKQYLSKDLTSQELAQVKTLAQAKKLIQNQQMLEEQALLRSQLTKLADVLQRAQTSGEFDGLVLSDKILSEEEKKVLLDRIREIREQLAGLTGTEKKDDLDNSDREKVDILGMTIGQWETLFSNVDTTIEKIKQVISILGAAGQVWSSYNSLVSAKENAQLQQDERANNQKKENLKRRLDSGVISQEEYNKQVEKLDKDLDRKKAIVARDQAKRDRNVALMTAIVNTAKGITSAFPNPFLMALIAAVGALQIGTIVATPLPEIPGAETGGNFLDVIRAQDGKKFRAKSDPNKRGFISSPTVLVGEKGKEWVANNDAVENPHIKPILDVLDTAQRNGSISTMTLSDIIGNTLGNRIQGRQIGGSISGSVSPSDRSTGGNTSLENLLQQNLLAINELKAALPNIRATVTLLGKEGFVEKMAELNTIQNNGNF, encoded by the coding sequence ATGGCTAAAAAATTAAAATCTGAAACCCTTGCCCTGGATGTTATCGTCAATGCCAATCAGGCACAGAAAGAAATAAACGATCTCGCACGCGATATCACCGATGCTACCTTCCGGATCAAAGAGCTGAAGGAAGAACAGGCTTTGCTGGCCAAGGAGGGAAAAAAGGATTCGGAAGCCTACCGAGAACTTTCCGGGGAGATTCGCACCAATCGCGATCGCGTGAAGGAATTGACAGCTCAACAGGATCGACTGATCAAGAATTTATCACTGGAGCAGAAGACAACCTCCCAATTAACCCGTGAGCTAACCGATTTACGTCGATTGCGAGCGAACAGTATTCCAGGATCCGAGCAATATAAACAGTACAGTAAGCAAATAGAGATAGTAACCTCCAGGCTGTCGGAGCTTAGAGAAGGTGCTGAACGCACTGGACAATCTGTTGATTCCCTATCCAATCGGTTTAAGGGATGGGTGGCCTCTGCTGCTGCAACAGCTGCATCCCTTGCAGCCGTTACCATGGGTGTCCGGAAAGCTATTACGGAATATGCTAGTTTCGATGATCTACTTGCTGACGTGATGAAGACCACCAACCTCAGCAAGGAATCAGCCAGGGAATTGAATGAAGAACTTAAGGAAATCGAAACGAGAACATCCCAGGAAGATTTATTGGGACTGTCCCGTATCGCCGGGAAGTTAGGCTATAATGAAATTTCGGAGATCACCGAATTTGTCCGGGCAAATAATCAGATCATCGTTTCCCTGAATGAGGATCTCGGTGGAAATGTTGAGGAAACGGTCAATAAGATTGGCAAGTTGGTCGACATCTTTAAGCTGAAGGATATTTATAGCACAGAGGATGCATTCCTAAAGGTTGGTTCCGCACTGAATGAATTGGGAATGGCTTCCACCGCCAACGAGGGTTATATGGTGGAGTTTGCCCGACGGATGGCGGGGGTTGCTCCATTGGCCAAGGTTTCCATCGATCAGATATTGGGATTGGGTGCAGCACTTGATCAGCTCGGTCAGACCGAAGAGGTTTCTTCCACAGCGCTCAGTAAGCTGTTCGTGAAAATGGCTTCAAATGCAGAAACGTACAGCAAGTATGCCGGCATGCAGGTAAAGGATTTCCAGCAGCTGCTGGAGAAGGATTTCATGGGCGCATTTACCAAGGTGCTGTCCGGTGTTAAGGACAATTCGAATGGCATCAATGAACTTGCATCGACCTTAGGTGACCTCGGTGAGGACGGTGGACGCGTAATAGGGGTATTGGGCTCATTGGCCAATAATGTGGATGTACTGAAGGGTTCCATGCAATTGGCGAACCAGGCGATGGAGGATGGCAGCTCCATTACCCAGGAATATGAAATCAAAAACCAGTCTGCCGGGGCCAAATTGGCGATGGCGCAAAAGCAGGTAAAGAACCTTTGGATCGAACTGGGAGAAAAGCTCTGGCCGGTAATGACCCAGGGATTTGGAATATTTGGGACCTTCATAAAATTATTGAGTTCCACCATTACCTTTATTTCCGATAACTTCCGCGTGATCAGCAGTTTGACCGTAGCTATCATCGCTTATTATACAGCGGTTCAGATTGCCGCGAAATGGGAAGCCATCACCACTGGTTTGATGGCGGTAAAACGTGTTGCCGCGCTATCTCTCAACTTGATTATGGCCGTTCTTACCGGTAATATCACGCGGGCAGCTGCTGCACAGCAATTATTGAATATCCGGATGTTGGCCAATCCATACGGATTAGTTGCTGCAGCAATTTTGGGATTGACAGCATACCTTATCCAATATTCATCCAAATTATCGGATGCCGAAAGGGCGCAGAAGGCGGTTACCGACGCAACATTGGAAGGGAAAAAGGCGGTTGCCGGCGAAAAGGCATCCATTGAACAATCAATTTCCGTTGCGATGGATCGAGCTCAAGCAGATGGCGTTAGGTTAGCAGCTGTAAAACGGCTGCGTGATATAATGCCGAATGTACTTAAGGACTATACCGATGAGCAGATTATGGCCGGAAAGGCCAAGCAAGCCATAGATGAATACACCAAGTCTTTAGTCAAACAAGCGACAATTAGAGCATCGAGGGGGAAACTTGAAAAATTGGCTCAGGCAAAGTTAGAAGAAGAAGATCGTAAAGAACGTGGGTTCTCCGGTGCGACAATCAAAGAAAGAATGGAGGCTATGAGTCCTGAAACATTTTTAAGCAATGATTGGCGAAAGGCCTACGAAAAACATGTCGATAATAATATTAAAACGATCGAAACCGAAGAATTAAAACTAGCTTCCTTCATTGGAAATATGGAAGCATCTATGTTAAATGCAGTAAAAGGTGAAAAACCTGATCCTACAAAAGATCCTGTTACGGTATCAACCGCTTCCGGTGGAGATTCGAAAAAAGCCGAATCCTCCAGAAAAAAGGCGTTCCAAAAGGAGCTCCAGGAGGCAGAACAATACTATCAGGAAAGCTTGAAAAAAGAAGGATTATTCCGGAAGGATAAGCGCCTGATGACTACTGAAGAATTGGAGAAAATGGCGGCTATCGAATCAGATTACCAACAGAAGGTGGATCAGATTCACAGTAAATACAATCAGACACTTAAGGATACAACCAAATCGGCTGAAAAAGAATTGAATTCCCGTTTATTGGCAGAATCTAAAGCCATTGATGCCATCCTGCTCAAAAAACAATCTGAAGCCGAGGCTGAAGTTGCTGCATACCAGGAACGCTTGGCGAAGGCCGGATTATTCGGGGTACAACGCGAGGAAATGACTGCTCGGCAATTACGTGCCCTGGAAATATTGGAGGCTGAACATAAAGCCAATTTAGCGAAGATTGATGCATCTGCGATCGCCAAGGAGATTGATACCCGCATAGCCGCGAATAAGGACATAGTCACCGACCTCCGTATTAAGCACATGGAAGAACTGACCGCCATTCGGACGCTAGGTCAGGCTAAACAGTATTTATCAAAAGACCTTACCTCACAAGAACTCGCTCAAGTAAAAACTCTCGCTCAGGCGAAAAAACTCATTCAGAATCAACAGATGTTGGAAGAACAGGCGTTGCTGAGAAGTCAATTGACCAAGCTGGCCGATGTCCTCCAACGTGCGCAAACTTCCGGAGAATTCGATGGATTGGTACTTTCCGATAAGATTCTATCTGAAGAGGAAAAAAAGGTCCTGCTTGATCGTATCCGAGAAATTCGGGAACAGCTCGCAGGGTTGACTGGAACAGAGAAAAAAGATGACCTGGATAACTCGGACAGGGAAAAGGTCGATATTTTAGGTATGACAATCGGCCAATGGGAAACATTATTCTCAAATGTCGATACTACAATTGAAAAGATTAAACAAGTTATTAGCATTCTTGGTGCTGCAGGTCAAGTATGGAGTTCTTATAATTCATTGGTATCCGCGAAAGAGAATGCTCAGTTGCAGCAGGATGAACGCGCCAATAATCAGAAAAAGGAGAATCTTAAGCGGAGATTGGATTCCGGGGTTATCTCCCAGGAAGAGTATAACAAGCAGGTTGAGAAGCTCGATAAGGACCTAGATCGCAAGAAGGCCATTGTGGCCCGTGATCAGGCGAAACGTGATAGGAATGTGGCACTGATGACTGCCATTGTCAATACGGCCAAGGGGATCACCTCAGCATTTCCCAATCCATTCCTTATGGCATTGATAGCTGCTGTTGGTGCTTTACAGATCGGTACTATCGTGGCCACTCCCCTTCCGGAAATTCCTGGAGCGGAAACCGGCGGAAATTTCTTGGATGTCATCCGCGCACAGGATGGCAAGAAATTCCGTGCAAAATCAGATCCGAATAAACGAGGGTTCATTTCCAGTCCGACTGTTCTGGTCGGGGAAAAAGGAAAGGAATGGGTCGCAAATAATGATGCTGTAGAGAATCCACATATTAAGCCAATTCTTGATGTGCTGGATACTGCCCAGCGCAATGGATCAATCAGTACGATGACGCTCAGCGATATCATTGGAAATACCCTTGGCAACAGAATACAGGGTCGACAAATCGGTGGATCCATTTCAGGATCGGTTTCACCCTCGGATAGAAGTACCGGTGGAAATACCTCATTGGAAAATTTGCTCCAGCAGAATCTATTGGCGATAAATGAGCTCAAAGCAGCCCTCCCGAATATTAGGGCAACGGTAACCTTACTGGGCAAGGAAGGGTTTGTCGAAAAAATGGCAGAATTGAATACCATACAGAATAACGGAAATTTTTAA